Genomic segment of Danaus plexippus chromosome 5, MEX_DaPlex, whole genome shotgun sequence:
ttcacGAACCATAATCATAGgagcattattataataatctgttTAGTATAATCATATTACGGTATTACGTGCCGTTTGTTAAGGGTTTAATGGAAAcagatttatttgatataccTACAACAAACATAGTCGATGTAATAGAAAATCATTACTACGTACCCACGCTAGGGTATTTCCAGGTAAGTACATtatgattttgttttgttaaggtttcttttattgtttacttccattaaatgttaaaatttttgcttaagTGCGATTACACAAGTTTGTGTTTGGAAGAGTTaggaaaaatgttaaaaattacgaTTTTCACTACGAATTctcttaaaatttgttaaaacaaaaactcaaATAATTTCACTCTGGACGCTGTAGTGTAGACTTATACATAGACATTTTTTGAGAGTATACAGCagaaaaataaaggaaaacatTGTTActtgttcataaatatattttttcaacaaagGTAGACATTTCAAAATACCGGGATTTGATATAGCAAAAAGGTGAGAATTCAAACGTTTGTTCAGAATGATTTATGAACAAGAAAAATGGGAACCCTTCTAGTCCATCTGGTCAGGGTTATGTTACAGCTAACATATTGCTACCCGCTACAAAAATAGTTAAAGTAATCTTATGAAGGTATTTGTGCATGTagatgattttttaaacatagaaaaagttacttaattttttgagGATAAAAGGACAAAGGtaatttgtaactttttaaacgtatcttgaaaattatgttgaatatgaaccaaagtttttgtttcagGCATTTGaagacaatttaatatatttttctattagaGATATtgcataacaatttttatttctttattctatAACCCTCTATACCATTTACAATCATTTGTATGTACGAGATATTCCCGTTGCTAGGAAACATTCCCCCAAAAACCCTTCGTCAAGTTTCATAGAGTGTTTCGTGATCGCATTGCGAATGAAGAAAGAATCtccgtaaattataattatggaGGCAAAGAAAACGAAAAACTGCTAATTAGGTATCTGAGAAACCGGTAAGGAATAACAAAACcattaaacattattcatttaaataaaacgaatatattttcggatatactacgcggattttaataaaatccacgtagtatatttttatatatattacatccgcggattatgattttattataatccgcggatttaattaaaatatattagtttcatttaaattaataatactcgCGAAGCTCTTAGATCTCACCATTAAACAGTATGCCTACAAGtacatattaaagtataaaaataatttcgaagCGTTAAATGGTTTTCACTCTGTTCGTTTTATGGTTTGCAGGAATAATGTGTTAGATTGAAATAcgtagaaattttataaaacttatgacttataaacatattataaacgtGCATGTatgtaaaagtataaaaggTTTGAGacgtaaataattcataaagaaTTACATCCTTAGATAAAGGTGTAAAGACCGGTATAAATCTGTCACGACATAAACACAAGCTAGACTTTGAAACTTCGTCTGTATGCAAAACAGTTTCAAGCACTGTCTGCGTACACTCTTAACCAAATTTCACTTTCTCTTTGTGAGCAAAGCTTTTTATAATGAGAGCATTCAGAGTGCTTCTAAAtgagcatatattttttaaacggctataaaattatctgtaaattataaacacttgccactaattaaaaaataatgattatatatatgattttttatactcAGATTATTATCATTGCATGTATCCTAACAaatccttttattattaatctcaCACCAATAGAAGATTTTGCATAATGTTTCCTAtacatctttttattttttaaggtaaGAAGGTTTTTGTAGAATTGATtttcactattttatttaaaacatcctaatttgtttaatgaaaCGTAATGTAGGTCTTTTTAGTTGAGTTAACAGATTGGCAAGAGTGACAGCAACAAAAAAGCAGCAAGTTAAGTACAAGCCTACTGTAATAATGGCTAGGTTTCTTCTTTTCTTCTcgtaatttcataattaatgacTATCTATCACATGTATAGttgaaatatcaataaaaatacctaaaaATGTTCATAAGAGCTACCAAAtcggtaaaaatataacatattcctatttatattcatgtttCATCAATATCTCGAACCAATTTAGCAGCTTTGTGTAAACATCTTAATTCCAAAAGATTTACAACACGCTGTTTTCTCAGTCATTCGTCCGTAGTAAAAGGAAAGAGTTCTAACAACACACACTGAAATGGAATGGCCCGCCCTAAGGATCAACAGtaactgttttattacttCGGTCGGGAGTAAAGTTTCccagtttttattattttcaaataacttcTTGTCTACTTTGACCCATTAAGTTAATTTGACCTATCATATGTTTTTAGGTGggattcttatattttatataaaatctttccCTCGCCAGCTCTCTCGTGTTGGTCCTGTATTTTGTGCATATAcggtattaaatataaatatataatattatatttatatatatgtatccaTAGCCATATTATTGTCAAAATTCGGTAGGTTTAGAATTCTCTCCaggttttcttttattattttacatagaaCATTACTCCTCTTTATATtgaacagaaaaataatacaaggtCAGTGTTTAattcatacaatttatttctttgatattatttttcacttataggtaaattttttgtaatcataTTCATGtgtgaatattttcaaacaaaaagaatttcctgtaagtaaaataaaaatgtgttgtCACCATAATATATTgagtagatatttttaatatcacttgttcacaaaaaccaaaaatcataatttttataaggcatttttttagacaaattttGTCTAATGTTGAAgtaggtttttattttaggtagtactttataaaaaaagtaatgtcgaaccaatatttgtaatagaacaattttacaatgaaaatcaattagatatttattgCCAGTGAAGAGAAGTTCAACCATATTGTTTAAGTCATGGGGTCCTGATCGAACATCTATCAAGTAAAGCCAAGGGTTTCGCGGTGAAACAAACGAGCGAATTAGTCTTCCTGACTGAGCCTGATTGATGGACGGTTACGcaattaacttttaacaaaatccCTGGAAACAATTtggtgaataaattaataaaggacGTCAGTACTAATTATAGTCACAGCAGCCGacgtatattttatgagaaaaatttatcaatttcatAATGATAAACACagattttgtatgaaatttttatgtaaggaATGATTTAGTAGCTTAATACCCTCCTCTTGGTCATTGCTgacagtatattatatttgactctttaattattaaaacccaTAATACACACAAATGCTTCTGTATGGCTTTACTCCAATTGACAATTGGTTTTTATTATCCGTTTGTGACGTTATATGCTTGTTTCCGAATATCAATTAACAAGTAATGTACTTATTACGTAACAGATCAAGACCGAATAGCATTTGTCAATGAACATATTTCAAATGGAGATATTTTcgaatcaaaataatatggtttaatataaagtttaattaatcgttttgacacaaattttgttaatagttttttcaaGTTGTCTAAATAAGGtcagtttgttttaaatattcaacatttcatacatataatgtaacaTATAAGTGtctcatttcaatattaaatatttgtgtctaaaacttctaattttattttgttgtataaaatctttatttatttttagaaagaaTCGTTTATAGGAGCAATATCGTTTCCTTACTTTAACGAAATAGGCGTCCTCTACTCAGAAACTCTTTCGAATTTACCTTTATACGAAACTTGGGCcaaattttatacaactttGGTAAAATCCTACCTTGCAAAAATAGCTCttattaaaacgtaataaagTTTCAATTTCTGTATACCGACAATTCCGATTGTATTGTAAAAGAGGTTGTATTATTGGAAATTCCTGAATGTCCGGGCTTTCAACTGATATCGGATGTCGACAGTTGCAGCGATTTCAGAACTGTCTAAATACGTTCGTGCTTTCAGCTACGTgactttgaatgttttttagaAGATTTTCCAATTCCTTGGAATGGATTTAGGttcgtattaaatttaattgctgGCAATCCATCACAACaagtaatttcattatttaccatatgtaattaaaactgataaccactttataaataattggtATTGCAAAATTGTACGAGTATAAACAAACCAATACAGTTAAttactacaaaatatttaaatgaaacaaaatattataaaaatatagaaattgtttcagtttcttttatatttcgatAAAGACTTTATACGTCATTTGTAAATCTTTTTGAGGATTATGCGTAAATGTCATAGCAAAGTGGAAAGTGTCATAAAACAAAGTGTCggttattacattaataactaaGGACCACAAAAACCCAACCCTTTTTGTTTATCCCTTGGGAACGCTGCAGCATCCTGTGATGAAACCGCGAATGGATGTATACACATAGTTAGATGAaagaaaatgattttcatgatatatattttaatttttattttatatcattatcatattattatgtatgtattgagTATTGTGAATGTAATATCCATCTATGAATTTGATAATAAGTTAGCCTAATATTGgataatagtatattaaaacaaaatgtagtttttattatttagtacaaaatagataaaacatttacagacttaaaatatattctaagacTACTGTATACTTAagagtatattaaaatgtcatatcCATTTTTCTAACTCAACGATTGACCACTGTCGGTTTGTCTGATTTATTAGGAGCGCCTTCCGCAAAAACCTGGCATCGCAGCTATTTtcgtttgtttgaaatatattttccttttccattaatactattaaagttttttctttCACATATATCATGAGTTTCATCTCGCTCAGAGCTAAAACGGATTGAAAATTATTGCTGTAATAAATCTTACATATTGGCTATATGATGCTGCATGCTGTGCTCGGTCTTTATCAATGTCATAAATCGTAGTTATAGTTggtataataattgatataaagaaGTAGTGTATTCATAAGTCATTAGTATTGATAATTGCAAAATCAGTTACAGTCAACACAAGAAAATCATCTAACGGAGAGACTTTTGCAGTCAAGGTTTAggtatcataataaaaataggcaGAATGTCAttgaaatactatatttattcatatgcACACAGTACACtgttactatataataaaatgctttatggcctaataataattataaacagtactatacatatacatatgctgatattacaaaaatagaaactttacaaacaaaatctATTCATAAATTCAAACTTCATAGTCCATCTCTACAATTGAGCTGAATCATCAGAATCGCtactaacaatatatttactattaatatgttttggtTTAGTTACTTGACAGATATGCTATTTAATGAGCTATGATAAAGTATTACTGTCCAATTTAGAATGCACTTCACTTGCAAAATCCCTGGTGACAGTCATCGCATTGATTGAGTTGAATAACAAGAACTAATTAATgtgtcatataaaattctataactatgtcattgtcataaaaaaataatgacagcATAGTTGTAAACGTCGAAATATAACACCGACTTTGAAGATATAttgcttatattatatgaagctAATGGAagctatacaataaaaaaaaatgtattttaacctgggttttaaaaatatgtacatattaaaatgaaaacaatgcAACAATGGAATAGAATGTTTCCCTCCTGCGGTTAGCCATTTAAACAACATGTGCTCAAATATACATACGATCCTTATGTGAAACGTTGCTTTAGATTTGATACCACAGCCCGCTGACCagattatacataatatgtagcgctAATGAGCTTTATATAAACTGGCGTATAActgaaaacatatatatatgttgtccAATATTAGCGAGGgagaatgaatttatttatactattttgcATAATAACTTGTCCTATTTTAGTATGAAGcccaaacaataataaaaaatattaacatactacccttaacattaattatatacaagaaaatatttaacaaagatATGAAAGAACATATTGTGCAAGAACAGAAATAGTTGTCTTAAAGATAACTTAGTCTAACAATAGTCTatacaataacataataatgaatttcaaCTTAAGCAACGGGGACTCTTTTcaataatctttaaatgaaatatattacagatatTTTGTATTCCATAATCGGGCAAATATACTTTTACGATAATAGTATTACATCTCCTCAATAGTGAACGTGACGCTTGAGACGTAGATGTAAACGAAATTTTATAGACATCAAAAATGTAAACCTTCTTATCATTAGTACTTCTCACTTCTGAGTAATCAAAAGTGTTAATGAGTAACTGTTCTGTTACACCCTCTGATTCTTGATCAATAAATAGGAAAGCTgcgattttaaataataaaattgattatatgATTACATAAGCTAAACTATTAACCGGAATTATTTtcgaaaaagatttttttttaataaatctattttatatatttgtaataaaattgaatgctTTTTTCATagccaaaattttttttatcttaaattaatatccgATTACATAATGGTTCATTGAAATGCAATCAACTTTTATGATcgctttaattttgagtacttctttttttcatgaaaatataaatctttattctacttatttattatcctATTCAGACGTAAATCTCAACTTCAAAGTTAAGCGGGTGATGTCTTTGGCTCTTCATCCTCACTGTGACGTAAGAAAATCCAACTCCACCGTCGGTAATGTTTGCGCTAGCATGTGAGAAATCATTATCTATTGCAGCAACTccctgaaaataatatattattgaattatttttttatgctagtAACATTTTCAACAGTACCTACTTCCGTTAGACATATATTGGTTTTTTAAAACCTTACATCTTTTACAATAATGAAAtccacattttataaatatcttattttcttttttagtgcaaataatgattttaaatagataatgaATCATTACCAGTTACATCCTAAACCCAGAATACATTAAAGTCACACAAAACAGTTAATATTGGTTATCTACtctatctatttattataaaagactaTGTTCGTGCTGTTTCCAGATTTCTATATTTACTCAAGCAGAATTAGAAACTTTAtctaaaaatcaaaacaaaacactTGCCAAAGCattcaatatatgaattttattagtcTACTGTGTAGCGATATGGAACAAGGTCAATCTGATAAAATggttctttttaatatttctgtaaaaaatagttatatttatcgaTTCCTAAacagtttgaaatataaattgcgCCACAGCATAAGGAGTgctaattaaaaacattaattaatgtataccTGGAATGCATGATTTCCTTTTGCAATAGTATTTTATGACTAGCAATATGGTTTTTCAGATAAGTGAAATACATGGTACACGGCATTGACTTTTTGTTGTATTCTATGCCTacagtttataaaaacataaatgtaatgCTCCGACAAAATCGGTATCTTTATATTGATAACCTGTTATAACCGGTTTTCGcaaacttattttgttatatttaatactcaaAACAATCTGCTGGATCGTggtcaaaatttttatgtttgttatttcatctcaagtatattaaatttgaatttatctgtttgtcattaaaaataggttcattaaaattttgtgacgTCAATTACTTTATGTATTGTGTTGAGATgacgaaattttaataacaattataaaaaccttaaatacattcaaattGATTGATAAACGTAtcgttacattttatttttaaattctttaaataccctcatatataaaactgatCTCACTCACCTTAATGATTCTATTCTCTGGATCTTTATACGTCAGGACTTTAATTCTCTTTTTAAATGGTATCGCAAAATCCTTGACCCTCTGGTGGAAGACCATTTTTCTATGAACTGTGTCACCGATTATCATATCGAAGCTCTCACAAAGCACAAAACACAGAAACAAAACTAGAAACAAAAGCCGCATGGTTtcataatatagatattaaaagacGGGGTGTCATTTTACATAGGTTTGTGCACAACGACCGGTCAACGTCAAATGACTAATGTAGACGATAACCTTTTGTGTCGATTGTAAACAGTCTGTTTGACGTTCctctagtaaaataatatttaaatatgatttttagaaACATCTTCTGGAAGATCAATTATCATAACTTACTTTGATCACATTAGTTTATCTAGATCATACAGATATAATGGTTTGTTTATTTGCTCTGTTTAAAACAATTGACAATGAATTTATTGTACTGGTTGGAATGCAAATGATGCTTCATCAAAATAACTCGTCAAATATCTCTTTCATTTCATGCATATTGCCGGAGCGAATGGTCGTCCAAAGGtgtactaatatttataaaatattgtatactcGTACGTATGCGACATAAAACACAAAGTGTAAAAAagttagaataattttatgttacgaGTATTATGTGTTGTTATCTACACAAAATTGTAtacatatcattttataaatacaatcatgaaaataaatacaatttctttaaaacgacGAAAGTGGTCTCCCCAATTACATATTTGGTTGTGAATACAGAAAATTCTCtcataattaacattttcgtCGTTTCTCAGAAACATCCGACAAAAGAAATGACTTTTttacttaacatttaattgacgaaatattttaaaaccattattTTGAGAATGTcgttactataatatatattacagtcATTTGTTAGTTATCTTTTTGACAGaaagattaataattcaaCTTCTCAGAGAGTGAcaggaaaatttaaaaagttttcgtGACGAACCGAAAGCGGTAATTTGATAATCTCGAAATGTCTTTAGAAATGTATttctacattatattttttataactgttgGACCTATGTACCTTCACAAATAATGagcagtaaaaataaaattgatgacGTCAGCATTTTTTATCTacggaaaataaaaatggaaccAAAGGTATATTACCATTAATTATTAAgctataagttatataaaaaaaaaaaactaactaaGCCCAGCtgcattaatttaatgttccaaaatattttgatctattttttatcttaaatattatgtgcCAAATACATAAACAGTAATTATTTGTCACTATTTCGGTGGCAATTTGGGTTTTTGgatcgaaataatattatttcaatttattaatttatgctcTCAGTTCTTTTTCAGAAAAGGGTTGAatgattgcttttattttgattaatcacCTCTGACCGCACCCTGTCTCTATATAACAAACCTTTTGTTTGCGttcaaataaagtaatttaagaaaacaattattataaagcagTCACGAATATAAGTCACGTAGTatgagttatattttacaattttatttgtatatataaatttaaatgacgtcatttatattatttttatagaattaaaagaaGCATTCAACTATTTGATACggataaaaaaactattgactACGATCGAGAACCTTAAAATACGTTGTCAATTAATACGAGTCGTAATATCtcttattttgtgtttaataaaataacattgtcattaatttaaacttaatacatACAGTCACCGAAaactattaaagaaaatattcgaGAAAAAAGTGTGCTTACTACTGAATTACAcaaaaacttctttttaaacttttaattataagcgAAATTCAGAAATAcgataaaaaatcaaatagcCTCTTGTATACAATACCACAGTTCGCGTTAACAGTACAGTCATAAAAaacggaaatattttatttacgattTACCGAGGTGTGTTTctcctatataaaatttatctttatttttttagcatCTATTCGCATGTACTGTGAGCAATGAAAGGTATTTTACACAAACTATACCATCTAAACCTAGTCCCTGAATCATTATGGATTAATTTTTCAGCACtgaattctatattattcaaaaataaacggAGGGTATGGAGATTTCATGCTTGTTCATGGATCACTAATGTCCATTCATCTTCAATAAGGTTCTGATAGtatgaaagaaattatttactatcttCTTCTATTCGagtttatgtatatagttttattctaataaaacaaaataagtttcGTTCAAAAGAAAACATACATCGACACAGATAACTCGAGGAAAATCTCGACTCGAATCAGAAAATCCCCGCTCTATATAAGGCTTCTCGAATACTCTTGCAATGCACGATCCGAACAGTAATACCAACTGTTCTAAAACTAAAAGGCTTGAGGCTAAGCTTTTTGGATTTAATGGATATCCAAGGCTTAATTGTTCCACACTTTGtgcatgttattaaaattaaatcctaGAGAatctaattgaatttatacgctttctatataatttatttatagttgtattattttaatacttatagaTGATATGGCCTATTCGATCTATAATTGCATTAATCTGACGAAGAAGTTTAGTACAAAATAGCTGCATTTCATTTGATGATTGTCATTATCGAAATTCCAAAATTCACTTCTTATCCCCACATCGAAACTCTATATATACTAGGCGTCCCTACAACGCCAATAAAACTATGGCcgaacttatattaatttaagcatACCCTCATGTATTTTTCGAAACGATGAGTTAACAGATGTTCAAAAATGTCCATAGCTAAAAACTGTTTGTgaccaattatatttattaaaaaagtctttatttttagtatgcAGGATCCCTTTTtagagtaaataaaatgtagcgACTGTTGCTCACGACGGATTCTTTTTTCATTGCTCTTCGGTGATATATCCCGTCTATCCGAAGGAGTATTGGgattttcgttttaaatatcCCCATTCGTTTTGcgctgttattttttattgtcgtTTTACGTGcaggatttatttttaacaatccTCTCCGATAcaattcagaaaaaaaatcccGAAAATGGTGTTCTTAAACTTATTACTTTCCACTTCTTTTAAAAGCTCTTTAAAATTAGTCGtaaagaaactttttaaattatgttacttAAGAAAAGTTAGAATGAAGAATCCGGATTCAAAGCGTAGAAAGTATGtatactttcatattttaatgaatgagtattttcatataaattgatGTAGATAATTTGGATGTATAATAACACTAGTATTGTTTCTTTGAAACTGTGTACATACTAGCcattactaaataaatcacagaaatatatatacatatattgtatttcaacTTGGAATGAGTGACATAAAAGATGTAGAGTTTCATTTCAGTTTAATGTATATTGTACATACGTAAGTCAGTCTCGCAGTGATGTATGACGAATCAATACATTCCTGTGTACAGTTCAGGTGCACTATCGCGTCGgtaaattgcattttttatattttatttggaacggaatgaattctttttaatctatctaagatttgaaaataaaaaaaaataaataaaagcttttgtCCTGTGTATTTTAAAGGGTTATATAGTATTATGGTATAAaaagaagtaatttaaaataacgaaaaacATTTGCTCATTATATGTTCAGTACCCACTTGAATCGTATTCCGAGAATgagtttttaataagatttacatcattaaaaaaagtatctaatatgtaatttgtttttcaagcgtgaaaaagaaaaatgttctaTTCACGATTCATGAACGGACTAATGATATTCACCACCCAAAATCGTTTCCTTTATTCAAACACAACGTGCATTTACTGAAATTTAGCAGGCCTTGGGGGCGTTGCTATGGCAACTATACAAGGCTCATGTGGGTTCcaaaactttaaattgtattacGTACAGAACACAAATATCTTAGTTTACTGATGTATAGTTCTTTCATAATGGGACCTTCGCGttagtttgatatt
This window contains:
- the LOC116769210 gene encoding uncharacterized protein LOC116769210; the protein is MRLLFLVLFLCFVLCESFDMIIGDTVHRKMVFHQRVKDFAIPFKKRIKVLTYKDPENRIIKGVAAIDNDFSHASANITDGGVGFSYVTVRMKSQRHHPLNFEVEIYV